GTAGCTGCCATCGCCGCCTGACACTTCCGCGGTGCCCGTCTTCACCCCGACGCGGTACCCGGGGATGGCGACCTCGGCGGCAGTGCTGCCCGACTGGGCGGTCGCCTCGAGCAGGGTGAGCGTCTGTTCGGCGGCCGCCGCTGACACGACCTGCGCTGGCTCGCCGGTTTCGTTGGGCGTGAGGGTGCCGTCGGGGGCGCGACAGCCCTCGATCAACTGCGCGGGCATGCGTACGCCGCCGTTCGCGAGGGCCTGATAGATGCTCGCCATCTGCGGCGCCGTCACGCTGAGGCCCTGTCCGAACATCGTGGCGTAGTTCGTCTGGCCGTCCCAGTCCTGCCAGTCGTGGAGCGTGCCCGGCTCCTCGCCGAGGAAGTCGACGGCGGTCGTCTGCCCGAGCCCGAATCTTTCGAGGTAGGAGTAGCGGTCGGCGGCGCTGAGCCGCTCCCCCATCAAGGCGATACCGATGTTCGACGAGCGAGCCATGATTCCGGCGGCCGTGAGCTTGATGTCGCCGTGATCCCAATCGTCACGGAAGGTCGCGTCGTTGCGGTCGAAGAGGCCGGGTACCACGAACTTCTCGTCCGGCGTCGACAGGCCTTGGTCGAAGGCGGCCGCAGCGGTCACGGCCTTCATCGTCGATCCGGGCTCGAATGGTGCCGTGAAGGCGCGGGACCCACGAGCATCCGGGTCGGCGAGCCCCGGGTTGTTCGGGTCGACGGTCGGGTACTCGGCGACCGCCACCAGCTTGCCCGTCTTGGCGTCCATGACCGTGATGTGCCCGTACTGACCGCCCATGGCGATGACCTCTTGCGCGATCACCTGCTGCGCGTACCACTGGGTGTCGGCGTCGATCGTGAGCACGAGGTCGCCGCCCGACTGCATCTCGACCTCGGTCACCTCGCTGCCCGGGATCGGCACGCCGTCGGCGCCCGCCTCGTATGAGACGCTGCCATCGGTCCCCGCGAGGCACTTGTCCTGCGCGAGCTCGAGGCCGGCGAGCGGATCACCGTAGGCGCCCTGCATGAATCCGGTGAGGTTCCCGGCCACGGCGCCGTTGGGGTAAGTCCGCGCCGGATGCCGCTCGTAGTAGAGCCACGGAATGCCGAGGGCCCTGATCTGCTCGTATTGCTCGAGCGTGACCATGCGCACGAGATAGCCGAAGTTGCTGTCGGGGTCGTCGGCGAGCACGCTGTCGACGAGCTCGACGAGCTCCTGCGGGTCCTGCCCGGTGACGCTCGCGATGTCGGCGAGTGCCTCGTCTCGACTGACCTCGACGGTCTGGCCGTCCTCCCCGGTGCGCTCGAACGCGCCGGCGTTGCGCGGCGACATCGTGATGTCGAAACGATCGACGCTTCCTGCGAGCACGGTGCCGTTGGCGTCGACGATCTGACCGCGGTCGCCCCAGACGGTCGACGTGATGCCGCGTCGCCCTTCGGCTTCCGCGTTGATCTCGCTCGCGCTGACGATCTGCACGTCGACGAGCCGCACGACGAAGGCCGCGACGATGAGGCCGACCACGATGAGGATGGTGAGGCCGCGGGATCGGATCGAGATGCGCCGCACGCTGCTCCCTTCGATCGTGGCACCGGCCTGCGGACCGGACGGGGCCGGTCCGTCGAGGCGAGCTAGTGGGTCGTCGGCGCCTCGAGTTCGGTTGCCGACGGTACGTCACCCTCGCCGCCCTCGGCGGACGAATCGCCGTCAGGGGCCTCAGCCGGGGCGACATTCGGGTTCGCCGCGTTCGGCGCGGTTGGGTGCAGGGCCTCATTGCCGACGAGCGCGGGGTCGATCGGCGGTGCCACCGCGGAGTCGCCGCCCGTGCTCTGACCGGCGCCGGTGTCGAGGATGGCGAAACTCTCGCCGGGCACCATGCCCATCTCGGTCGCCTGCTCTGCGAGGTGCTGCGGAGAGCTCAGGCCTGCGACGTCCTCGCCGAGCGCGGTGGCCGCGCGGTCGAGCCGGATCTGCTGCGCCTCGAGCTGCGCGACCTCGTAGGCGCCCTGCTGGACGGCGATGCTCAGCGCGAGCTGTCCGACGAGCACGGCGCTCATGAGGGCGAGCGAGGCGATGACCCACTTCAGTGCCGGTCGCGAACGGACAGCGATGCCCGGGACGAGTCGCAGGTTCGGTGCCGGCGTCGGCGCTTTGGAAGCACCCCTGCGCGGGGCCGCCGACGCCTTCCCCGCACGCCGAGGAGGGCGCCCCCCGACCGTCTGGGTCGCGGCCCCGCGGTGCCGAGTGCCGACCGACCGGGCGGGGGCCGCGGACGCCCGGCGCGCGCGCGTGCGGCTGTCGCGTGCGGGCGCCGTCATGACTCGTGCCTCAGAACTCGCTCGGCCCCGCGCAGACGCACGGGGATGGCTCGCGGATTCATGGCGGCCTCGGATTCGCCGGCCCGCTCGGCGCCGCGGACGAGCAGGGCGAACTCGGGGCGATGCTCCGGCAGCTCGACGGGAAGCCTGGCGGGGGCGGTCGACGTGGATGCGCGTTGGAAGAATCGCTTGACGAGCCGGTCTTCCAACGACTGGTACGACATGACAACGATGCGCCCGCCGACGGCGAGCCGCCGCATCGCCGCCGGCACGGCGCGCTCGATCGCCGCGAGCTCGCTGTTCACCTCGACGCGCAGCGCCTGGAACACCCGTTTCGCCGGATGACCGGACGCGCGGAGGGCGGCGGGCGTCGCGGCTTGCAGCACGTCGACGAGCGCGGCCGTCGTGCGGATGGGGGCCCGCTCGCGCGCGGCGACGATGCGGCTCGCGTACCTGGGCGCGAGCTTCTCGTCGCCGTACCGGTAGAAAAGGTCCCGCAGCTCCGCCTCGGTGTACGAGGCGAGGATGTCGGCCGCGGTCGTGCCGGCCGACTGATCCATTCTCATGTCGAGCGGAGCGTCGCGTGCGTACGAGAATCCCCGCTCGGGCTGGTCGAGCTGCAGCGACGAGACGCCGAGGTCGAACAGCACACCGTTAATGGCGGAGATGCCGAGGTCGTCGAGGGCGGGCTCGAGCTCGTCGAACACCGCGTGGACGAACGAGGCCCGGTCGCCGAATCGCTCGAGTCTGCGCCGAGCGAGGTCCAGGGCGTCGGTGTCCCGGTCGAACCCGACGAGGCGTACGGTCGGGCACCGCTCGAGGAGCGCCTCGGCGTGACCGCCCATGCCGAGCGTCGCGTCGACGACCACGGCGCCTGGGGCCTCAAGTGCGGGCGCCAAGAGATCGACGCAGCGGTCGCGGAGCACGGGGACGTGAACGTCGGCGGCCGCGTGTGAGCGGTCCGCCTCGCTGCCGTTCGGCGTCGCTGGTGTCGAGTCGGTCATCGTCGCCCCGCCCTGTTCGTGCGTCCCGATCCCCATCCATTCCGTCCTGCCACCGGGGAAGGTGTGTCAGGGCGATCCGTTCTGCTGCCGGGGAAGGTGCCTCAGAAGCGGCGAACGGCTGGGGGTCGCGGCGCACGATCAGAAGAGTCCGGGGATCACCTCCTCGGCGGTCTCGGAGAATGCGGCCTCGTTCTCGGTCACGTAGTCGTTCCACGCGGTCGCGTCCCACACCTCGGCGCGGGTGCCGGCCCCGATGACGGCAAGCTCACGGCCGAGGCCGGCGTACTGGCGCAGCTGCGCGGGGATCGTGACGCGACCCTGCTTGTCGGGCACCTCGGCGTGAGCGCCGGAGAGCAACAGGCGGAGGTAGTCACGCGCCTGTTTGCTCGTGACGGGCGCCTGGCGGATGCGGTCGTGCAGATCTTGGAACTCGGCGTTCGAGAACACGTACACGCAGCGATCCTGCCCGCGGGTCATCACGAGGCCGCCCTCGAGCTCGTCGCGGAACTTGGCCGGCAGGATGAGCCGGCCCTTCTCGTCGAGCTTCGGCGAGTACGTGCCGAGAAACATGCACGCGCTCCCTTCGCTCGGTCGATCCGCATAACTCCACTTTACTCCACATCCCCCCACCTATGTCGCCCTTTGGGCGATTTATCGCGGATACCGCCTGCGAGTTCCTTGAGATTCCGCGTGAAGTGCCGGGTGGAGCGAAGTGGAGCGAAACCGCGAGCGGTGGCGCGGGCGGTGGCGCGGGCGGACGGCTCGCCGGCTCGCCGGCGCGGGGCGAGCCGGCGGGAGGGCACGAAAAAGGGCGGGACCGGAGTGATCCGGTCCCGCCCTTTGCGCGCTCAGGGTGCGCGAGTGGATGGAAGTGGAGGCCGCGAAGGCCTCACAGGTCAGTCACCGTTGCGGCGACGATCCCAGCGGTCTTCGAGGCGATCCATGAAGCCGCCCCCCTGTGCGGTCGCGCCGCCGGTGGCGCCGCCCTTCGTCGCGTTCGACCCCTTGGCCGTCGTGGCGGTCGGCACGTCGTCGCCCGAGCCGCTCTCGGTGCCCGCCTTGCGGTTGCCGCGACGGAATGCGAGCAGCACGCCGAGCAGCATCACGACGAATCCGGCGATGCCGATGACGGGCTGCTGGAACGAGAGCCCGACCATCACGATGCCGAGGCCGACCGCGACCGCGAGGATGGCGAGCACGATGGATCGGGTCGAGACGGTCTGAGCCGACCGAGGCGCGGTCGACATCACGTCGGCCTCGTTCTGATAGAGATGCCGTTCCATCTCATCGAGCAGTCGCTGCTCTTGCTCGGAGAGTGCCATGGCAGACCTCACGCCTTTCGAACATGTACGACGCGGACGCCCGCGTACTCAGTCGCCCATTCTATGCGGAGCGTGCACCCTAGGGTAGAGAGGTGACTGATAGTTCCGTGCTGGTAGACCTCGTGAACGCTCGCCTCGCGAAGTTGATCGCCGAGCAGCGCGAGCGGTTTGAAGGTATCAGTCGCGAGCTCGATGCCGTCTTTGGGCACGCCCGACGATTCACGGCGGGCGGCAAGCGACTGCGAGCCCAGTTCTGCGCCGCGGGTTTCCGCGCGATGGGCGCCGCCGACGCGCCCGCGCTGCCCGACGCCGCGGCCGCGCTCGAGCTCTTCCACGCCGCCGCCCTCGCGCACGACGACGTCATCGACCGATCCGATACTCGGCGCGGAGCCCCCTCGACGCATCGCGCCTTCGAGGCCCACCACGGGGCGTCCGGCTGGGCGGGCGACGGGGCGCGGTTCGGTGAGGCGGCCGCGATCCTCGTGGGCGACCTCCTGTTGACCTGGAGCGATGACCTCTTCGTCGCGGCGTGCGCTGCCGTCGACCCGACCGCGGCGGAGGCCGCACGCGGCGAGATCTCGCGGATGCGGGTCGAGGTGACACTGGGGCAGTACCTCGACGTGGCGGAGGAGCATGCCTGGCCGACGGTGCCCGTCGGCGAGCGAGCCGAGCGAGCCATCACGATCGCGGTCTCCAAGTCGGCCCGGTACAGCATCGAGGCACCGCTCGTGATCGGCGCCAGACTCGCCGGCGCCGACGACGAACGGGTCGACGCGATTCGCGCCTTCGGCACGCCACTCGGCCTCGCCTTCCAGTTGCGCGACGACGTGCTTGGCGTCTTCGGCGACGCGGAGATCATGGGTAAGCCCGCGGGCGACGATCTGCGCGAGGGCAAGCGCACGTATCTCATCGCGCGCTTCTCTGACCGGTCGAGCGACGCCGAGCGCGAGTGGTTCGACGCCCGCCTCGGGCGCGACGACCTCGACGAGGCCACCGTTGCCGAGCTGCAGCGCCGCATCCGCGGCTGCGGCGCGCTCGACGACGTCGAGGCCGAGATCGCCCGATTGCTCGGCGAGGCGCTGACGGCGCTCGATTCGGCGGGGTTGGACGCTGCATCGCGCGGGATGCTCGAGCGCCTCGCTCGCCGAACGGCGGCGCGCGACTACTGAGCCTCGCCGGAATGCAGCCACCGCGGCATTCCGAGTGCACTCAGACGGGCGACACGCCGAGCATCCTCCGCGCCGTGGCACCAGCGACACCGGATTTGCCAGGCTCCCCGGCGGACGGGTCGGCGGTTGGCGGCTAGATCGCGAGGAGTTGCACGCTGTGGCGGACCTGCGTCTTGCGGCCCTCGCGCAGGGCGTCCACGGGCGCCGCGCCGAGCGCGTCGTCGTCGGTGAGCAGCCAGGTCATGATCTCGTCGTCGCTGAGTCCGGCATCGAACAGCAGTATGAGCGTGCCGCGAAGGCCGGGAACGGGCTCGCCATCCTTGAGGAAGTCGGCCGGCACCCGGGGTTCGCCGTCGATGCGGAGACTGAGCAGATGCCGTTCCTGCACGAGTCTCGAGACCTTGCCGGCGGAGAGCCCGAGCAGGTCACCGACCTGCGGGAGCGTCAGCCACTCACGAGCGGCGTACACGGCGGACACGGAGGGAGCGGACGCGTCAGACACGAGGACATCGTCGCACGGAGTGGCCCCGCTCGTCACGACAATGCCGACACGCCAGCCAACATCGCGTGACACTTACACAACATCAGTCACACTCGTCACATCACTCGGTGCACCGGCCGACGCCCCGGGAAGGGATGCGCATGACGATCGCGATGGACCCCACTCACCCCCTCGCCGCCGCGCTGCGTCTCGGCGCGCGACGACTCGCCGACGCCACCCACCCCCGGCGCCGCGCAGCGCGGGCGGCCGCAGCGACGGTCACTGCAGCGGCGTCGCCGCGCGCGCCGCGCACGTACCGCGTCAGGCCCGGCGACACGGCCGCGTCAATCGCGATCGCGCACGGCCTCAGCGCGGCATCGCTGCTCGTGCGCAACGGCATGCGGCTGCGCGATGAGCCCGTCCCCGGGACCGAACTCATTGTCGAGCGGGGTGGTGCCGGCTGCCGTGAAGCGCGGCGCCTCGAGCCCGTTGACATCACGCGGCACGCGGTGATGCCAGGTGAAAGCGTTGCGGACCTGTGCCGGCGCTTCGGCGTCTCGACCCGTGTCCTCCTGGCCGCGAACGGACTCGCGACCGCGTCGTGCGTGACGCCGGGGGTCGTGCTCGTCGTGCCCACGTCGACGGACCCGCGCGACACCGGCGAAGTGCCGGTCGACGCGGGAACCACGGCCGGCGGCGGCGCCAGCGGAGTTTCTGGGCGCAGCCGATGAGCATCCCGACTACCCTGCTCTCCGTGAGCCCTGCCAATCCGGATGACATGATCGGCCGTTTAATCGACGGTCGGTACCAGATCCGGTCGCTCATCGCCCGCGGCGGCATGGCTACCGTGTACGTCGCGACCGACCTGCGCCTCGAGCGCCGCGTCGCGATCAAGATCATGCACGACCACCTCGCTGCCGACGACAATTTCCGCGCCAGGTTCATCCGTGAGGCGCGTGCGGCAGCGAAGCTGCAACATCCCAACGTCGTCAACGTGTACGACCAGGGCGAGGACCAGTCGTTCGCGTACATCGTCATGGAGTACGTGCCGGGCATCACGCTCCGCGACCTCTTGCACGACCACCATCGCCTGACCTCAGAGCAGGCCATCGATGTGATGGACGCGGTGCTGTCCGGCCTTCAGGCCGCGCACCGCGTCGGCATCGTCCACCGCGACCTCAAGCCCGAGAACGTGCTGCTCGCCGACGATGGCCGCATTAAGCTCAGCGACTTCGGGCTCGCGCGGGCTGCGAGCGCCAACACCGCGTCGGGCCAGGTGCTGCTCGGCACGATCGCGTACCTCAGCCCAGAGCTCGTGACGAAGGGCACCGCAGGCATCCGCAGCGACATCTATTCGCTCGGCATCATGATGTACGAGATGCTCACGGGCGAGCAGCCGTACCGCGGCGACCAGCCCGTCAACATCGCCTACCGGCACGCGAACGAGGACGTGCCGCCGCCGAGTGACGTGCAACCAGACGTGCCGGGCGAGCTCGACGACCTCGTTGCGTGGGCGACGGAGCGCGACCCCGATGAGCGGCCGGCCGACGCGGGCGCCATGCTCGCCGCGCTGCGACAGGCCGAGTCCGATCTCAGCGGGAGGCCGGGCTCTACCCCGTCCACCGTTGCGGGGGTGCCGATCGGCAACGAGTCCCGCGACCCGATCATCGCCAGCGGCGAATCCGTGAACTGGGATGACTGGCGCGACGGCGAGCCGACCGACCCGTCGACGCAGGTGCTCGTCGCGACCGACACGTCGGAGGACAATGATTCGCAGGCCCTCTGGGCCGGGCTCGTACAGCGCGACGGTGGCGATCTGGTTGCGGTCGATGATGCGGCCCACGGCGAGCCGGCCGAGCCGCAGACCCGCACGCGCGCGCGGCGTCGGTGGCTCGCGGCGTCGATCGTCATCGTGCTCGTGCTCGCCCTCGTCGGCGGTGGCGCCGGCTGGTACTTCCTCGCCGGGCCCGGCTCCTACGAGGCGACGCCCGATGTCAAGGGCCAGTCGCTCGAGGAGGCGCAGGCAAACATCGAGGCGCTCGGATTCGCGGTCGGCGAGGTAGCCGAGGAGCCGTCGCTCGAGACTCCCGAGGGACAGGTCATGCGCATGTCGCCCGACGCCGGCGTCAACGCCGCGCCGGGCACGCTCATCGACCTGGTCGTGTCGTCGGGCCCGGCGGTGATCGAGGTTCCGGACGTTGTGGGCCTGACCGAGACGCAGGCGCAGTTCGCGATCGAGCAGGCCGGGTTCACGTACGACGAGAACACGACGATCTATCAGTTCTCCGATGTCAAGGCGGGCGATGTGCTCGCGGCGACGGACGGACAGGGCGGCCCCCTGCCCGCAGAGATGGCCGAGCAGCAGCCGATCCGTCTTGTCGTGTCGGCCGGTATCGTCCCCGACGTCGTCGGCTACGGACAGGGCAGCGCAATTCAGCAGCTCGAGGACGTCGGCCTGAAGGGCGAGGTCGCGGCCAACCAGTACTCCGACAACGTGCCTGCCGGCAACGTCGTCGCGGCGACGGCGACGACCGACCCCGTTCGGCCCGGAGACACGATCAACCTGACGGTCTCGCTCGGCCCCGAGCCGATCGTGCAGGTGCCGGATGTCGTGGGCATGACCGTCTCGCAGGCCGTGTCGGCGCTCGAAGCCGCAGGGTTCAAGGCCGACCACAAGGTGGCTCCCCCGCTCGTCGGCATCGCCGTCGTCACGGCGCAGACACCGGGCGCGAACACCGAGGTGCCCGAGAGCGACGTCGCCAACACGACGGTTCAGCTCACGGTGCGGTAGCCCCTCCCGCGGAATCGCGCCGAGAAAGGTCCAGGCGTTCCGAGCTGCTACTGCTTCTCGGGCGGCTTGCTCCCGCCGAACGTGTTCGACCCACCGCCGTCGAGCTGCAGCACCTGCGCCGTGACGTGGCTCGTTCGCTCATCGGCGAAGAACGACACGGCGTTGCCGACGTCTTCGGGCATCCCGACGCGGCCGACGGCGATGCGATCTGCCCACTGCGCGAGCACCTGCTCACGGTCCTGCTCCGAGCGCCCGAGCATCGAGCGGCTCGTTCCGACCAGGCCGGGTGCGATGGCGTTGACGGTGATCCCCCACGCGGCGACGTCCATCGCGAGCGCGCGCGTGAGTCCGAGGACGCCCGCCTTCGTCGCCGAGTACGCGGCAGAGCGTGCGGCGGGCGTGATACCGGCCATGGAGGAGATGTTGACGATGCGGCCGTACCGCCGCTCGCGCATCCTGGCGATGGCGGCGCGGCACATGAGGAACGTGCCGGTGAGGTTGATACGCAGCGACTCGTCCCAGGCCTCGAGCGGCACCTCGGCGACGTCGGCGCGGTCGGGACCCTGCGGCATCGCGGCGTTGTTCACGAGCACGTCGAGCCGCCCGAACGCGGCGTCGACCTCGGCGAACATGCGCTCGACGTCATCGCGCTCCCCGATGTCGCCGAGCACCGCGACCGCCTCGGTGCCGCCCGCCCTCAGGTCGGCGACGAGCCGGTCGAGCCCCGACTCCGCTGTCGCGACGACCTGCCCCGCGTTCGGCACACCGGCCGGCGCGCGGTCCGTCGCGACGATCGCGAACCCGTCGTCGGCCAACCTGCGGGCGATCCCCTGCCCCGCTCCGTCCGGCTTTCCGCATCCGGTGATCATCGCGACGCGGGTCTCGGTCATGAAGCACTCCCTTGGGTCGGCCGGGCGACATCGCCCGGCGCTCGGCGGACGCCAGTCTGCCGATCCAGGCCGTCGCCCGCGGCCTGAGTTCCGCGGCGCGGAAGCACGGGCGCCGTCTCAGGTTCGGGCCTGACGCCGCCTCGAGGGCTCGCACGAGACGACGCGACGGCCGGTCGCCCGCCGCGCCGCCGTGTCCGGGACTCAGCTGCTGCGGCGCAGCTCCTCCG
This sequence is a window from Pseudoclavibacter endophyticus. Protein-coding genes within it:
- the pknB gene encoding Stk1 family PASTA domain-containing Ser/Thr kinase, with the protein product MIGRLIDGRYQIRSLIARGGMATVYVATDLRLERRVAIKIMHDHLAADDNFRARFIREARAAAKLQHPNVVNVYDQGEDQSFAYIVMEYVPGITLRDLLHDHHRLTSEQAIDVMDAVLSGLQAAHRVGIVHRDLKPENVLLADDGRIKLSDFGLARAASANTASGQVLLGTIAYLSPELVTKGTAGIRSDIYSLGIMMYEMLTGEQPYRGDQPVNIAYRHANEDVPPPSDVQPDVPGELDDLVAWATERDPDERPADAGAMLAALRQAESDLSGRPGSTPSTVAGVPIGNESRDPIIASGESVNWDDWRDGEPTDPSTQVLVATDTSEDNDSQALWAGLVQRDGGDLVAVDDAAHGEPAEPQTRTRARRRWLAASIVIVLVLALVGGGAGWYFLAGPGSYEATPDVKGQSLEEAQANIEALGFAVGEVAEEPSLETPEGQVMRMSPDAGVNAAPGTLIDLVVSSGPAVIEVPDVVGLTETQAQFAIEQAGFTYDENTTIYQFSDVKAGDVLAATDGQGGPLPAEMAEQQPIRLVVSAGIVPDVVGYGQGSAIQQLEDVGLKGEVAANQYSDNVPAGNVVAATATTDPVRPGDTINLTVSLGPEPIVQVPDVVGMTVSQAVSALEAAGFKADHKVAPPLVGIAVVTAQTPGANTEVPESDVANTTVQLTVR
- a CDS encoding DUF3040 domain-containing protein; the protein is MALSEQEQRLLDEMERHLYQNEADVMSTAPRSAQTVSTRSIVLAILAVAVGLGIVMVGLSFQQPVIGIAGFVVMLLGVLLAFRRGNRKAGTESGSGDDVPTATTAKGSNATKGGATGGATAQGGGFMDRLEDRWDRRRNGD
- a CDS encoding SDR family NAD(P)-dependent oxidoreductase; the encoded protein is MTETRVAMITGCGKPDGAGQGIARRLADDGFAIVATDRAPAGVPNAGQVVATAESGLDRLVADLRAGGTEAVAVLGDIGERDDVERMFAEVDAAFGRLDVLVNNAAMPQGPDRADVAEVPLEAWDESLRINLTGTFLMCRAAIARMRERRYGRIVNISSMAGITPAARSAAYSATKAGVLGLTRALAMDVAAWGITVNAIAPGLVGTSRSMLGRSEQDREQVLAQWADRIAVGRVGMPEDVGNAVSFFADERTSHVTAQVLQLDGGGSNTFGGSKPPEKQ
- a CDS encoding Rv2175c family DNA-binding protein → MSDASAPSVSAVYAAREWLTLPQVGDLLGLSAGKVSRLVQERHLLSLRIDGEPRVPADFLKDGEPVPGLRGTLILLFDAGLSDDEIMTWLLTDDDALGAAPVDALREGRKTQVRHSVQLLAI
- the rsmH gene encoding 16S rRNA (cytosine(1402)-N(4))-methyltransferase RsmH; the protein is MTDSTPATPNGSEADRSHAAADVHVPVLRDRCVDLLAPALEAPGAVVVDATLGMGGHAEALLERCPTVRLVGFDRDTDALDLARRRLERFGDRASFVHAVFDELEPALDDLGISAINGVLFDLGVSSLQLDQPERGFSYARDAPLDMRMDQSAGTTAADILASYTEAELRDLFYRYGDEKLAPRYASRIVAARERAPIRTTAALVDVLQAATPAALRASGHPAKRVFQALRVEVNSELAAIERAVPAAMRRLAVGGRIVVMSYQSLEDRLVKRFFQRASTSTAPARLPVELPEHRPEFALLVRGAERAGESEAAMNPRAIPVRLRGAERVLRHES
- a CDS encoding polyprenyl synthetase family protein, whose amino-acid sequence is MTDSSVLVDLVNARLAKLIAEQRERFEGISRELDAVFGHARRFTAGGKRLRAQFCAAGFRAMGAADAPALPDAAAALELFHAAALAHDDVIDRSDTRRGAPSTHRAFEAHHGASGWAGDGARFGEAAAILVGDLLLTWSDDLFVAACAAVDPTAAEAARGEISRMRVEVTLGQYLDVAEEHAWPTVPVGERAERAITIAVSKSARYSIEAPLVIGARLAGADDERVDAIRAFGTPLGLAFQLRDDVLGVFGDAEIMGKPAGDDLREGKRTYLIARFSDRSSDAEREWFDARLGRDDLDEATVAELQRRIRGCGALDDVEAEIARLLGEALTALDSAGLDAASRGMLERLARRTAARDY
- the mraZ gene encoding division/cell wall cluster transcriptional repressor MraZ; the encoded protein is MFLGTYSPKLDEKGRLILPAKFRDELEGGLVMTRGQDRCVYVFSNAEFQDLHDRIRQAPVTSKQARDYLRLLLSGAHAEVPDKQGRVTIPAQLRQYAGLGRELAVIGAGTRAEVWDATAWNDYVTENEAAFSETAEEVIPGLF
- a CDS encoding LysM peptidoglycan-binding domain-containing protein; amino-acid sequence: MTIAMDPTHPLAAALRLGARRLADATHPRRRAARAAAATVTAAASPRAPRTYRVRPGDTAASIAIAHGLSAASLLVRNGMRLRDEPVPGTELIVERGGAGCREARRLEPVDITRHAVMPGESVADLCRRFGVSTRVLLAANGLATASCVTPGVVLVVPTSTDPRDTGEVPVDAGTTAGGGASGVSGRSR
- a CDS encoding peptidoglycan D,D-transpeptidase FtsI family protein, giving the protein MRRISIRSRGLTILIVVGLIVAAFVVRLVDVQIVSASEINAEAEGRRGITSTVWGDRGQIVDANGTVLAGSVDRFDITMSPRNAGAFERTGEDGQTVEVSRDEALADIASVTGQDPQELVELVDSVLADDPDSNFGYLVRMVTLEQYEQIRALGIPWLYYERHPARTYPNGAVAGNLTGFMQGAYGDPLAGLELAQDKCLAGTDGSVSYEAGADGVPIPGSEVTEVEMQSGGDLVLTIDADTQWYAQQVIAQEVIAMGGQYGHITVMDAKTGKLVAVAEYPTVDPNNPGLADPDARGSRAFTAPFEPGSTMKAVTAAAAFDQGLSTPDEKFVVPGLFDRNDATFRDDWDHGDIKLTAAGIMARSSNIGIALMGERLSAADRYSYLERFGLGQTTAVDFLGEEPGTLHDWQDWDGQTNYATMFGQGLSVTAPQMASIYQALANGGVRMPAQLIEGCRAPDGTLTPNETGEPAQVVSAAAAEQTLTLLEATAQSGSTAAEVAIPGYRVGVKTGTAEVSGGDGSYLSGQYMTSMAGIAPIDDPRYVVSVSIMEPTTMRSSAATAPAWHDVMAYVLQKNRVPMSPQPWPQIATTF